The proteins below come from a single Streptomyces tubercidicus genomic window:
- a CDS encoding M3 family metallopeptidase codes for MTTSNPFFEPSDLPYELPPFARIRNDHFLPAFTRGMADQLAEVAAIGAAAEPATFENTVEALERSGAVLGRVCRVFFNKAQSDTDEEVQALEVEITPRLAAHADMLLLDPALFGRLDALYEQRERLGLDGEQLRLLERHHTDRVRAGARLAPEQQRRLRELNAEIAALGTEFGQNLRAATAAAALVLDRAEELAGLSADRIAAAAEQARELGHPGKFVLVLKNFSSQTELAALEDPALRERLLTASLGRGTDSNGPVAVALARLRAERAALLGYPSHAAWAVADRTAGTTDAVEELLGRLVAPAVANAEREGAALAEAAGVAEIRAADWQFYAERVRKERFDLDAAALRPYLELESVLHDGVFHAAGLVYGLTFTPRPDLVPYHPDARIYEVRDADGSPLGLYIGDFHARESKRGGAWMASLVVQSRLLGQRPVVVNNLNVAKPPAGEPVLLTWREVNTLFHEFGHALHGLLSDVRYPLLSGTHVPRDFVEFPSQVNEVWADWPEVLAHYARHHVTGEPMPAELPARLRESENFGAGFRMVEHQAAAVLDWAWHTLSGDGDVPGEDEAEAFEAAALERYGLAVAAIPPRYRTGYFAHIFSDGYAAGYYGYRWAEVLDADTVRWFRENGRTIRESGEIFRRELLSRGGSVDPLAAFRAVVGRDAEIGPLLERHGLAG; via the coding sequence GTGACGACGTCGAATCCTTTCTTCGAGCCGAGTGATCTGCCGTACGAACTGCCGCCTTTCGCACGGATCAGGAACGATCACTTCCTGCCCGCGTTCACCCGTGGAATGGCCGACCAGCTGGCCGAGGTGGCGGCGATCGGTGCCGCTGCCGAGCCGGCGACCTTCGAGAACACCGTGGAGGCGCTGGAGCGCAGCGGTGCGGTGCTGGGCCGGGTGTGCCGGGTGTTCTTCAACAAGGCGCAGTCGGACACCGACGAGGAAGTCCAGGCGCTGGAAGTCGAGATCACGCCGCGGCTGGCCGCCCATGCCGACATGCTGCTGCTCGACCCCGCCCTGTTCGGCCGGCTGGACGCGCTGTACGAGCAGCGCGAGCGGCTGGGGCTGGACGGGGAGCAACTGCGGCTGCTGGAACGGCATCACACCGACCGGGTACGGGCCGGGGCGCGGCTCGCCCCCGAGCAGCAGCGGCGGCTGCGCGAGCTGAATGCCGAAATCGCCGCCCTGGGTACCGAGTTCGGGCAGAACCTGCGCGCCGCCACCGCGGCCGCCGCGCTGGTGCTGGACCGTGCCGAGGAGCTCGCCGGTCTGTCCGCGGACCGGATCGCGGCCGCCGCCGAGCAGGCGCGGGAGCTCGGGCACCCCGGCAAGTTCGTGCTCGTCCTGAAGAACTTCTCCTCCCAGACCGAACTCGCCGCGCTGGAGGATCCCGCGCTGCGCGAGCGGCTGCTCACCGCCTCCCTCGGGCGCGGCACCGACAGCAACGGTCCGGTCGCGGTCGCCCTGGCCAGGCTGCGCGCCGAGCGTGCCGCGCTGCTCGGCTACCCCAGCCACGCCGCCTGGGCGGTCGCGGACCGGACCGCCGGGACCACGGATGCCGTCGAGGAGCTGCTGGGCCGGCTGGTCGCGCCCGCGGTGGCCAACGCCGAGCGGGAGGGCGCGGCGCTGGCCGAGGCGGCCGGGGTGGCGGAGATCCGCGCGGCGGACTGGCAGTTCTACGCGGAGCGGGTGCGCAAGGAGCGGTTCGACCTGGACGCGGCGGCGCTGCGGCCCTACCTGGAGCTGGAGTCCGTCCTGCACGACGGTGTCTTCCACGCCGCCGGGCTGGTCTACGGCCTCACCTTCACCCCGCGCCCCGATCTGGTCCCGTACCACCCGGACGCCCGTATTTACGAGGTGCGGGACGCCGACGGCAGCCCGCTCGGCCTGTACATCGGCGACTTCCACGCCCGTGAGTCCAAGCGGGGCGGCGCCTGGATGGCCTCGCTGGTGGTGCAGTCCCGGCTGCTCGGGCAGCGGCCGGTGGTGGTCAACAACCTCAATGTCGCCAAGCCTCCGGCGGGCGAGCCGGTGCTGCTGACCTGGCGCGAAGTCAACACACTGTTCCATGAGTTCGGGCACGCGCTGCACGGCCTGCTCTCCGATGTCCGCTACCCGCTGCTGTCCGGCACCCATGTCCCCCGCGATTTCGTGGAGTTCCCCTCGCAGGTGAACGAGGTGTGGGCGGACTGGCCCGAGGTGCTGGCGCATTACGCCCGGCACCACGTCACGGGTGAGCCGATGCCGGCCGAACTCCCCGCCCGGCTGCGCGAGTCGGAGAACTTCGGCGCGGGCTTCCGGATGGTGGAGCACCAGGCCGCCGCGGTGCTGGACTGGGCCTGGCACACCCTGTCCGGGGACGGCGACGTACCGGGCGAGGACGAGGCGGAGGCGTTCGAGGCGGCCGCGCTGGAGCGCTACGGGCTGGCGGTGGCCGCGATCCCGCCGCGCTACCGCACCGGCTACTTCGCCCATATCTTCAGCGACGGTTACGCGGCGGGGTACTACGGCTACCGCTGGGCCGAGGTGCTGGACGCCGACACCGTGCGCTGGTTCCGGGAGAACGGACGGACGATCCGGGAGAGCGGTGAGATCTTCCGCCGCGAACTCCTCAGCAGGGGCGGCAGCGTGGACCCGCTGGCGGCGTTTCGCGCGGTGGTCGGACGCGATGCGGAGATCGGGCCGCTGCTGGAACGGCACGGGCTGGCGGGCTGA
- a CDS encoding SDR family oxidoreductase produces MGSGESERAATARQGASVAGSDAGRQPLAGSVALVTGASSGIGAATALALAREGCSLALVARRTERLEELAEAIGARGGASLAVTADLADGPEARRTVDQTVDHFGRLDILVNSAGFGVRGAVTDSDPEDWDRMVDLNFRAVLRMSHAALPHLLHAAQDGPRGVADLVTVSSVAGRVPRKDNSVYSATKHAVCCFSEALRQEVTGRQVRVGLVEPGMTVTEMTRDGSQAASAHGMPQDVWLRAEDIARSVAFMVTQPPHMAVNELTVRPTAQER; encoded by the coding sequence ATGGGCAGCGGAGAGAGCGAGCGCGCGGCGACGGCACGTCAGGGCGCCTCCGTGGCGGGCAGTGACGCCGGGCGGCAGCCGCTGGCGGGCAGTGTGGCGCTGGTGACCGGCGCCTCCAGCGGCATCGGCGCCGCCACCGCCCTGGCGCTCGCCCGGGAGGGCTGCTCCCTCGCGCTGGTGGCCCGCCGGACCGAGCGGCTGGAGGAGCTGGCGGAGGCGATCGGCGCGCGGGGAGGCGCGTCCCTCGCCGTGACCGCCGACCTGGCGGACGGCCCCGAGGCCCGTCGGACGGTCGATCAGACCGTTGACCACTTCGGACGGTTGGACATTCTGGTGAACAGCGCGGGCTTCGGCGTACGCGGCGCGGTGACGGACAGCGACCCCGAGGACTGGGACCGGATGGTCGACCTCAACTTCCGGGCGGTGCTGCGGATGTCCCATGCCGCGCTGCCACATCTGCTGCACGCGGCGCAGGACGGACCGCGGGGCGTGGCCGACCTGGTGACCGTCAGCTCGGTCGCGGGCCGGGTGCCCCGTAAGGACAACAGCGTCTACTCGGCCACCAAGCACGCGGTGTGCTGCTTCAGCGAGGCGCTGCGCCAAGAGGTGACGGGGCGTCAGGTTCGGGTCGGGCTGGTCGAACCCGGCATGACCGTGACGGAGATGACGCGCGACGGCAGCCAGGCGGCGTCGGCGCACGGAATGCCGCAGGACGTCTGGCTGCGGGCCGAGGACATCGCCCGATCCGTTGCCTTCATGGTCACCCAGCCGCCCCATATGGCGGTCAATGAGCTCACGGTGCGGCCCACCGCCCAGGAACGCTGA
- a CDS encoding thiol-disulfide oxidoreductase DCC family protein — protein MRRQPVLVYDGDCAFCTSAVRFAERWLRPRCAATPWQFADLAQLGVSRRRAEHEVLWVTPTGAVHGGAQAVAKLLLSADRGWPVVGALLTLPPLRWAAQGVYRLIARNRHRMPGGTAACALPSPPTAGKPT, from the coding sequence ATGCGGCGGCAACCCGTACTCGTCTATGACGGCGACTGTGCCTTCTGCACGTCCGCGGTGCGGTTCGCGGAACGGTGGCTGCGTCCGCGCTGTGCGGCCACGCCCTGGCAGTTCGCCGATCTCGCTCAGCTCGGCGTCAGCCGGCGGCGGGCCGAGCACGAGGTGCTGTGGGTGACGCCGACCGGCGCCGTGCACGGGGGCGCGCAGGCGGTCGCCAAGCTGCTGCTGAGCGCGGACCGCGGATGGCCGGTCGTGGGTGCGCTGCTCACGCTGCCGCCGCTGCGCTGGGCCGCCCAGGGGGTGTACCGGCTGATCGCGCGCAACCGTCATCGGATGCCGGGCGGGACGGCGGCCTGTGCGCTGCCGTCCCCGCCCACGGCCGGGAAGCCGACGTAG
- a CDS encoding L,D-transpeptidase family protein translates to MKRRLNLRVPRSGAGRRAGAALALTALTVPLTVAFGSTAQAATASSCTAARGPYQKQAEKFLGLRVDGRQSAADCRAIRAFQTSHGITPNIGYAGPVTWGVMRVVAQQNAAGNNPNKAGHCPTTKGRIACVDLTRQLSWIQDGKKLVFGPVPVRTGRDGYETRTGAKKIYWRHLHHVSTLYDVPMPYSQFFDGGQAFHSISGSVWSAPGSHGCVNMRSNDAKKYWSLLKNGDDVYVYGRKSGT, encoded by the coding sequence ATGAAAAGACGACTGAACCTGCGTGTCCCGCGGTCCGGCGCCGGTCGTCGGGCGGGCGCGGCGCTCGCTCTCACGGCCCTGACCGTCCCGCTGACGGTGGCCTTCGGTTCCACGGCCCAGGCCGCCACCGCGTCTTCGTGCACCGCGGCCCGTGGTCCCTACCAGAAGCAGGCCGAGAAGTTCCTCGGACTGCGGGTGGACGGCCGGCAGTCGGCCGCCGACTGCCGGGCGATCCGTGCCTTCCAGACCAGCCACGGCATCACCCCGAACATCGGCTACGCCGGACCCGTCACCTGGGGCGTGATGCGCGTCGTGGCACAGCAGAACGCGGCCGGGAACAACCCCAACAAGGCCGGTCACTGCCCCACCACCAAGGGGCGGATAGCCTGCGTCGACCTGACCCGCCAGCTCAGCTGGATCCAGGACGGCAAGAAGCTGGTGTTCGGGCCGGTCCCGGTCCGCACCGGCCGCGACGGTTACGAGACCCGTACCGGCGCGAAGAAGATCTACTGGCGCCATCTGCACCATGTCTCGACCCTCTACGACGTGCCCATGCCGTACAGCCAGTTCTTCGACGGCGGGCAGGCGTTCCACTCCATCAGCGGGAGCGTCTGGTCGGCGCCCGGCTCCCACGGCTGCGTCAATATGCGCAGCAACGACGCCAAGAAGTACTGGTCCCTGCTCAAGAACGGTGATGACGTCTACGTCTACGGCCGTAAGTCCGGTACCTGA
- a CDS encoding MFS transporter → MSTATSPPGAGTGEIPGPGVLSHRQILTILSGLMLGMFLAALDQTIVSTSIRTISDDLHGLSQQAWATTAYLITSTISTPLYGKLSDLYGRKPYYLAAISIFVVGSVLCTFSTSMTELAAFRAVQGLGAGGLMSLALAIIGDIVPPRERARYQGYMLGTFATSSVAGPLIGGALAGQDQLLGITGWRWVFLVNVPIGIIALFVVAKVLNIPHTRRDHRIDWWGALTISVGVVPLLLVAEQGREWGWDSSRSIACYAIGVVGIIAWIFVERWIGDDALIPMRLFRNGTFSKTSVLSVLIGMGMFGGMLMIPQYLQIVKGASPTTSGLEMLPLMAGMFIASIASGQITAKTGRYKIFPIIGTALMIAAMLLFHFRVQWDTPLWETMAYMLVFGLGLGGCMQTLVLAVQNAVPPRDMGVATASSTFFRQMGATAGTAIFLSVLFSTVGEKISAAFKDAAATERFQAALHDPAVLRDPANKPVLDMLKHPGNADSSGVLSDSSFIQHLDPRLAEPFKRGFADSMHTVFLMGAIVVALAFVLMWFIKEVPLRQMSGLQARAEAEAEAGAAADAVAANGADDAAVTPVPSEPSEPSESAASEPSVPAAASAPPANRGIGATGPEIRGTVRDGDGRPVDRAAVTLISVDGRQLGRTSTTADGGYALPTTGAGSYVLIGSAGARQPQAMTVVVGTEPVAFDLTLGGAAGLAGEVREEKGDEPVPGALVVATDVTGEVVASGVAGQDGSFAFGDLAPGSYTLAVSAERHRPSALQVEVGTGDRNWYEVRLTHGAQVRGTVRTVHGSPVDDARVTLLDPAGNVVGTATSGQDGAYAFTDLDSGEYTVIASGYPPVATPLRLEAAGDGEFDIELGHDPVR, encoded by the coding sequence ATGAGCACTGCCACCTCCCCGCCCGGGGCGGGAACCGGGGAGATACCCGGACCAGGAGTCCTGAGTCACCGTCAGATACTCACCATCCTCAGCGGTTTGATGCTGGGGATGTTCCTCGCCGCGCTCGACCAGACCATCGTCAGCACCTCGATCCGGACCATCTCCGACGATCTGCACGGCCTCAGCCAGCAGGCCTGGGCGACCACCGCCTATCTGATCACCTCGACGATCTCCACACCGCTCTACGGCAAGCTCTCCGACCTGTACGGCCGCAAGCCGTACTACCTGGCCGCGATCAGCATCTTCGTCGTGGGCTCGGTGCTGTGCACCTTCTCCACCTCGATGACCGAACTCGCCGCGTTCCGCGCGGTGCAGGGCCTGGGCGCCGGCGGTCTGATGTCGCTGGCGCTGGCGATCATCGGGGACATCGTCCCGCCCCGTGAACGCGCCCGCTACCAGGGCTACATGCTGGGCACCTTCGCCACCTCCAGTGTGGCCGGACCGCTGATCGGCGGTGCCCTCGCCGGGCAGGACCAGCTGCTGGGCATCACCGGCTGGCGCTGGGTCTTCCTGGTCAACGTGCCGATCGGGATCATCGCGCTGTTCGTGGTCGCCAAGGTCCTGAACATTCCGCACACCCGGCGCGATCACCGCATTGACTGGTGGGGCGCGCTCACCATCTCCGTCGGTGTGGTGCCGCTGCTGCTCGTCGCCGAGCAGGGCCGGGAGTGGGGCTGGGACTCCTCCCGGTCGATCGCCTGCTATGCGATCGGTGTCGTCGGCATCATCGCCTGGATCTTCGTCGAGCGGTGGATCGGCGATGACGCGCTGATCCCGATGCGGCTGTTCCGCAACGGCACCTTCAGCAAGACCAGTGTGCTGTCCGTGCTGATCGGTATGGGCATGTTCGGCGGGATGCTGATGATCCCGCAGTACCTCCAGATCGTGAAGGGCGCCAGCCCCACCACCTCGGGTCTGGAAATGCTGCCGCTGATGGCGGGGATGTTCATTGCCTCCATCGCGTCGGGCCAGATCACCGCCAAGACCGGTCGCTACAAGATCTTCCCGATCATCGGCACCGCGCTGATGATCGCGGCGATGCTGCTCTTCCACTTCCGGGTCCAGTGGGACACCCCGCTGTGGGAAACCATGGCCTACATGCTGGTCTTCGGCCTCGGCCTGGGCGGCTGTATGCAGACGCTGGTGCTGGCGGTGCAGAACGCGGTGCCGCCGCGCGACATGGGCGTGGCGACCGCCTCGTCCACGTTCTTCCGTCAGATGGGCGCCACCGCCGGTACCGCGATCTTCCTGTCCGTGCTGTTCAGCACGGTCGGTGAGAAGATCTCCGCGGCGTTCAAGGACGCGGCCGCCACCGAGCGCTTCCAGGCCGCGCTGCACGACCCCGCGGTGCTGCGCGACCCCGCGAACAAGCCCGTGCTGGACATGCTCAAGCACCCCGGCAACGCGGACTCCTCGGGCGTGCTCAGCGATTCCTCGTTCATCCAGCACCTCGACCCGCGGCTGGCCGAGCCGTTCAAGCGCGGCTTCGCGGACTCGATGCACACGGTCTTCCTCATGGGGGCGATCGTCGTCGCCCTGGCCTTCGTGCTGATGTGGTTCATCAAGGAGGTGCCGCTGCGGCAGATGTCCGGTCTCCAGGCCCGTGCGGAGGCCGAAGCGGAAGCCGGTGCCGCGGCCGATGCCGTGGCGGCGAACGGTGCCGACGACGCGGCGGTCACGCCGGTGCCGTCCGAGCCGTCCGAGCCGTCGGAGTCGGCAGCGTCCGAGCCGTCCGTGCCCGCCGCTGCCTCCGCGCCCCCCGCGAACCGTGGCATCGGTGCGACCGGGCCGGAGATCCGGGGAACCGTACGGGACGGCGACGGCCGCCCGGTGGACCGGGCCGCGGTCACCCTGATCAGCGTCGACGGCCGGCAGCTCGGCCGTACCTCGACCACGGCGGACGGCGGCTACGCCCTGCCCACGACGGGCGCCGGCAGCTATGTGCTGATCGGCTCCGCGGGGGCCCGGCAGCCGCAGGCCATGACCGTCGTGGTGGGCACCGAGCCGGTGGCGTTCGACCTGACCCTCGGCGGCGCGGCCGGTCTCGCGGGCGAGGTCCGAGAGGAGAAGGGCGACGAACCGGTGCCCGGCGCGCTCGTCGTGGCCACCGATGTCACCGGTGAGGTCGTGGCGTCGGGCGTGGCCGGCCAGGACGGCAGCTTCGCGTTCGGCGATCTGGCCCCCGGCAGCTACACCCTGGCCGTCAGCGCCGAGCGGCACCGCCCGTCCGCCCTCCAGGTGGAGGTCGGCACCGGCGACCGCAACTGGTACGAGGTCCGGCTGACGCACGGAGCCCAGGTCCGCGGCACCGTACGCACCGTGCACGGCAGCCCGGTGGACGACGCCCGGGTGACCCTGCTGGACCCGGCGGGCAACGTGGTGGGCACCGCCACCAGCGGTCAGGACGGTGCGTACGCCTTCACCGACCTCGACAGCGGCGAGTACACCGTGATCGCCAGCGGCTACCCGCCGGTGGCCACCCCACTGCGCCTGGAGGCCGCCGGAGACGGCGAGTTCGACATCGAGCTGGGACACGACCCGGTGCGGTGA
- a CDS encoding MarR family winged helix-turn-helix transcriptional regulator produces MSKGTVHACDEAAPQVTASSGLDEAAAGLGTEIVRFSRLIAAWKQRAKNDGGAADRVLLARLVVGGDQRATDLAADAFLDLSTVSRQVRSLVERGLVTRRPDPEDRRGSLLAATETGRAAFAHYRSQRDAELAALLEPWSPQDRADLIRLLGRLNEDMAERQHTRLGPGGDQGATVEQGDIRT; encoded by the coding sequence ATGAGTAAGGGCACCGTCCATGCCTGCGATGAGGCGGCCCCGCAGGTCACCGCCTCCTCGGGGCTGGATGAGGCGGCCGCCGGGCTGGGGACGGAGATCGTCCGCTTCTCCCGGCTGATCGCGGCCTGGAAGCAGCGCGCCAAGAACGACGGCGGCGCCGCAGACCGGGTGCTGCTGGCCAGGCTGGTGGTCGGCGGGGACCAGCGGGCGACCGATCTGGCCGCCGACGCGTTCCTCGATCTGTCGACCGTCAGCCGGCAGGTGCGCTCGCTGGTGGAGCGGGGCCTGGTGACCCGCCGCCCCGATCCGGAGGACCGTCGCGGGTCGTTGCTGGCTGCGACGGAGACGGGGCGGGCCGCGTTCGCGCACTACCGCAGTCAGCGTGACGCGGAACTGGCCGCGCTCCTGGAGCCGTGGTCGCCCCAGGACCGGGCCGACCTGATCCGGCTGCTCGGCCGTCTCAACGAGGACATGGCAGAACGACAACACACACGGCTGGGTCCCGGGGGAGACCAGGGCGCCACCGTGGAGCAGGGAGACATACGTACATGA
- a CDS encoding transglycosylase family protein, whose translation MQFPQVSESTARSEFRGFGARGITAAAVLLAAAALNLATEQPAEARSGAWDRLAGCESGGNWRSDTGNGFSGGLQFAHSTWHSFGGGAYASRAARATRAQQIQVAERVLARQGWGAWPACSASLGLNSATVHRTPRSTAARPAPQRHTAPSPRDRVRHPQSHEKRHKLGRHRSTGGSIVVNAGDTVSGIAYAHGFGWQEFYRLNRRVIGTNPNLIFPGTRLAVPHSGAR comes from the coding sequence ATGCAATTTCCTCAGGTATCGGAATCGACGGCCCGGAGTGAATTCCGGGGCTTTGGGGCACGGGGCATCACGGCAGCGGCCGTCCTGCTGGCGGCCGCTGCGCTGAACCTGGCCACCGAGCAGCCCGCCGAGGCCCGGAGCGGGGCCTGGGACCGCCTCGCCGGCTGCGAAAGCGGCGGTAACTGGCGCAGCGACACGGGGAACGGCTTCTCCGGAGGGCTGCAGTTCGCCCACTCCACCTGGCATTCGTTCGGCGGCGGCGCCTATGCGTCCCGGGCGGCGCGGGCGACCCGGGCGCAGCAGATCCAGGTGGCGGAGCGGGTACTGGCCCGTCAGGGCTGGGGCGCCTGGCCGGCCTGCTCGGCCTCGCTGGGGCTCAACTCAGCCACCGTGCACCGCACTCCGCGGAGCACCGCGGCCCGCCCCGCGCCGCAGCGGCACACCGCTCCCTCACCCCGGGACCGGGTCCGGCATCCGCAGTCCCATGAGAAGCGCCACAAACTGGGGCGCCATAGGAGTACCGGCGGCTCGATCGTCGTCAACGCCGGGGACACCGTGAGCGGTATCGCGTATGCACACGGCTTTGGCTGGCAGGAATTCTACCGGCTGAACCGGCGGGTGATCGGGACGAATCCGAATCTGATTTTCCCCGGCACACGACTTGCCGTGCCGCACTCCGGCGCCCGCTGA
- a CDS encoding PPOX class F420-dependent oxidoreductase, with product MHLPSELLALLRRPSLCFLATSMPDGSPQLTETWVDTDGTHVLINSVRSHVKTRNIARDPRVAVAVSDPDHPARYFQVRGRVIETTTEGAVEHIEQLAQKYLGKPYPWYGGRDEERVLFVIEPQSISGTG from the coding sequence GTGCACCTTCCCTCTGAACTTCTCGCGCTGCTCCGCCGCCCGAGCCTCTGCTTTCTGGCCACCTCGATGCCCGACGGTTCCCCGCAGTTGACCGAGACCTGGGTCGACACCGACGGCACCCATGTGCTGATCAACAGCGTCCGCAGCCATGTGAAAACCCGGAACATCGCACGGGACCCCCGCGTGGCCGTCGCGGTCTCCGACCCGGACCACCCCGCCCGCTACTTCCAGGTACGGGGCCGGGTCATCGAAACCACAACCGAGGGCGCGGTCGAACACATCGAGCAGCTCGCCCAGAAGTACCTCGGCAAGCCCTACCCCTGGTACGGCGGCCGCGACGAGGAACGCGTCCTCTTCGTCATCGAACCGCAGAGCATCAGCGGCACGGGGTAA
- a CDS encoding CBS domain-containing protein produces MATKLRARDIMSGGAHCVGAHESLHDAAKMMRDLDVGCLPICGDNNRLMGLITDRDIVVACCAEGIDPATVQAGSMGGTLHWIDADADASAVLQTMEQHHIKRLPVIDVKGGHRLVGMITEANLAKNLSDAEIAEFANKVYATA; encoded by the coding sequence ATGGCCACCAAGTTGCGAGCCCGCGACATCATGTCCGGCGGAGCGCACTGTGTGGGTGCACACGAGTCCTTGCACGACGCGGCGAAGATGATGCGGGATCTGGACGTCGGCTGCCTGCCCATCTGCGGTGACAACAACCGGCTGATGGGCCTTATCACCGATCGTGACATCGTCGTCGCCTGCTGTGCGGAGGGGATCGATCCGGCGACGGTGCAGGCCGGTTCGATGGGCGGGACGCTGCACTGGATCGACGCGGACGCGGACGCCAGTGCGGTCCTGCAGACCATGGAGCAGCACCACATCAAGCGGCTGCCGGTGATCGATGTCAAGGGCGGCCACCGTCTGGTGGGAATGATCACCGAGGCCAACCTCGCCAAGAACCTCAGCGACGCGGAGATCGCGGAGTTCGCCAACAAGGTGTACGCGACGGCGTAG
- a CDS encoding EF-hand domain-containing protein, producing the protein MITDAVRTEYERRFALYDTDGDGYLTVQDFTDRARVLTDAVGEPADSPKARALGAGMRHTFEQLAALAQVEATGRLNQEQFVAAFARAGASGSLGQIVGPSIAATVALADADGDGVVSQEDFAAVHRAAGYSAAQAAQAFAALDHDGDGRLLVDALPGAPGE; encoded by the coding sequence ATGATCACCGACGCAGTGCGCACGGAGTACGAGCGCCGCTTCGCCCTGTACGACACCGACGGCGACGGCTATCTGACCGTGCAGGACTTCACCGACCGGGCGCGGGTGCTGACGGACGCGGTGGGGGAACCGGCCGACTCCCCCAAGGCGCGGGCGCTGGGTGCGGGGATGCGCCACACCTTCGAGCAGCTCGCCGCGCTGGCGCAGGTCGAGGCCACCGGGCGGCTGAACCAGGAGCAGTTTGTCGCCGCGTTCGCGCGCGCGGGTGCGTCGGGGTCCCTCGGTCAGATCGTGGGACCGTCGATCGCCGCGACCGTCGCCCTCGCCGACGCCGACGGGGACGGCGTGGTCAGCCAGGAGGACTTCGCGGCGGTGCACCGTGCGGCGGGGTACTCGGCCGCACAGGCGGCGCAGGCGTTCGCGGCGCTGGACCACGACGGTGACGGGCGGCTGCTGGTCGATGCGTTGCCGGGCGCCCCCGGCGAGTAG
- a CDS encoding SDR family NAD(P)-dependent oxidoreductase: MTVTETGRADGTGIDSERMAVCLSVLEELDALPVDHPDAITIRRATAGIYRKVKQRRRQERRAAKTANDRAVTAATATGAPDRIDDETQGLALSSSVHTELAGILERPRSCYTCKSRYVEVDAFYHQLCQPCAKENRARRDARTDLSGRRALLTGGRAKIGMYIALRLLRDGAHTTITTRFPSDAIRRFKAMPDSAEWLHRLKIVGIDLRDPAQVIALADEVSAEGPLDILINNAAQTVRRSPEAYGQLIAAESAPLPAGELPASRVLGHFGSGAPAALPAAAGTPGALTAADLTALALTTGSATPARIEAGTAIDAGGLVPDLHDTNSWIQKVDEVDPVELLEVQLCNMTAPFLLVSKLRPAMAAAPARRKYVVNVSAMEGQFSRGYKGAGHPHTNMAKAALNMLTRTSAREMLETDGILMTAVDTGWITDERPHPDKMRLADEGFHAPLDLVDGAARVYDPIVRGELGEDLFGCFLKDYAPADW; the protein is encoded by the coding sequence ATGACGGTGACCGAAACAGGCCGGGCCGATGGCACGGGTATCGACTCGGAGCGGATGGCGGTCTGCCTGAGCGTGCTGGAGGAGCTCGACGCGCTGCCGGTCGACCACCCCGACGCGATCACCATACGGCGGGCCACCGCGGGCATCTACCGCAAGGTGAAGCAGCGGCGCCGACAGGAGCGCCGGGCCGCCAAGACCGCCAACGACAGGGCGGTGACCGCGGCCACCGCCACCGGAGCGCCCGACCGGATCGACGACGAGACACAGGGCCTGGCTCTCTCCAGTTCCGTGCACACGGAACTCGCCGGAATCCTGGAGCGGCCCCGGTCCTGCTACACCTGCAAGTCCCGCTATGTCGAGGTCGACGCCTTCTACCACCAGCTCTGCCAGCCCTGCGCCAAGGAGAACCGGGCCCGCCGCGACGCCCGCACGGACCTCTCCGGCCGCCGCGCCCTGCTCACCGGCGGCCGGGCCAAGATCGGCATGTATATCGCGCTCCGACTGCTGCGCGACGGCGCCCACACCACCATCACCACCCGCTTCCCGAGCGACGCCATCCGCCGGTTCAAGGCGATGCCGGACAGCGCGGAATGGCTGCACCGCCTGAAGATCGTCGGAATCGATCTCCGTGACCCGGCGCAGGTCATCGCGCTCGCCGACGAGGTGAGCGCCGAAGGCCCGCTCGACATCCTGATCAACAACGCCGCCCAGACCGTCCGCCGCTCTCCCGAGGCGTACGGACAGCTGATCGCCGCCGAGTCCGCCCCGCTGCCCGCCGGTGAGCTGCCCGCCTCCCGCGTCCTCGGTCACTTCGGCAGTGGCGCCCCCGCGGCTCTCCCCGCCGCCGCGGGCACTCCCGGCGCGCTGACCGCGGCCGACCTCACCGCCCTCGCCCTGACCACCGGCTCCGCCACGCCCGCCCGGATCGAGGCGGGTACCGCGATCGACGCCGGTGGGCTGGTACCGGATCTGCACGACACGAACAGCTGGATCCAGAAGGTGGACGAGGTCGATCCGGTCGAGCTGCTGGAAGTCCAGCTGTGCAATATGACCGCCCCGTTCCTGCTGGTGAGCAAGTTGCGCCCGGCGATGGCGGCGGCCCCGGCGCGCCGTAAGTACGTGGTGAACGTCTCGGCGATGGAGGGCCAGTTCAGCCGCGGCTACAAGGGCGCCGGCCACCCGCACACCAATATGGCCAAGGCGGCGCTGAACATGCTCACCCGCACCAGCGCGCGGGAAATGCTGGAGACCGACGGCATCCTGATGACCGCCGTGGACACCGGCTGGATCACCGACGAGCGACCGCACCCGGACAAGATGCGGCTGGCCGACGAGGGCTTCCACGCCCCGCTCGACCTGGTCGACGGCGCGGCCCGGGTCTACGACCCGATCGTCCGCGGCGAGCTGGGTGAGGATCTCTTCGGCTGCTTCCTGAAGGACTACGCGCCCGCGGACTGGTGA